A window from Nitrospiraceae bacterium encodes these proteins:
- a CDS encoding MarR family transcriptional regulator translates to MDLPDLKDDPCLKVLRPLVEAYLAFWRTDSRHIRSLRLTPSQFDVIATLGDTDGMTCSELSHRTLVTKGTLTGVLDRLMAKGLIRRDDVEADRRRIRVRLTEKGDAIFRKTFAAHIAFLRPFFERALSQKDAETLSSLLSRLRDSFQK, encoded by the coding sequence ATGGACTTGCCCGATTTGAAGGACGACCCTTGCCTCAAAGTGTTGCGTCCGCTGGTCGAAGCCTACCTGGCCTTCTGGCGGACCGACAGTCGTCACATTCGCTCCTTGCGCTTGACTCCGTCACAATTCGATGTGATCGCGACGCTGGGTGATACCGACGGCATGACCTGTTCGGAACTCTCTCATCGAACTCTCGTGACCAAGGGGACATTAACGGGAGTTCTGGACCGGCTCATGGCGAAGGGCCTGATTCGCCGCGACGATGTCGAGGCCGATCGCAGACGCATCAGGGTCCGTCTTACCGAGAAGGGTGATGCCATATTTCGGAAAACGTTCGCCGCGCATATCGCGTTCCTGCGACCTTTTTTCGAACGGGCACTCAGCCAGAAGGACGCGGAGACGCTGAGTTCGCTGTTGTCGCGCCTGCGAGATAGCTTTCAGAAATAA
- a CDS encoding MBL fold metallo-hydrolase, with protein MRLTILGSGTNVHPRRAAAGYLVRTDHTMLLDFGPRTLSNLLKTGVNRHRITHILFSHYHADHFSDFITFFFDAMIFTKYQQGRRPPLTVIGPHGTTRLFRSLFATLPGFKEARFAVHFKEVSDRAFWIGKTKVIPRTVTHSPDLHCLGYRIEYGGKTLAYSGDSQYCDNLVRLCGDADLAVLDCSFPANRPGPVHLHAGECGQVAKEAGIGRLILSHFYPIAERYDVKTQAGEAYGGKILLARDRLTIKL; from the coding sequence ATGCGCCTGACTATTCTCGGCTCCGGAACGAACGTGCATCCCAGGAGAGCAGCCGCCGGCTATCTCGTCCGGACCGACCATACGATGCTGTTGGATTTCGGGCCTCGCACGCTGAGTAATTTACTCAAAACCGGCGTCAACCGGCATCGCATCACACACATTCTCTTCTCCCACTACCATGCAGACCACTTCTCCGACTTCATTACGTTCTTCTTCGACGCCATGATCTTTACGAAATATCAACAAGGCCGGCGGCCTCCGCTCACGGTGATCGGTCCTCATGGAACCACCCGGCTGTTCCGAAGCCTCTTCGCCACGTTACCGGGATTCAAGGAGGCGCGGTTTGCGGTCCATTTCAAGGAGGTGTCGGATCGAGCCTTCTGGATCGGAAAGACAAAGGTGATTCCACGAACCGTGACTCACAGTCCGGATCTTCACTGTCTCGGGTACAGAATCGAATACGGGGGGAAGACCCTCGCCTATTCAGGCGATTCGCAATACTGCGACAATCTCGTGCGGCTTTGCGGAGACGCAGACCTGGCGGTGCTCGATTGTTCCTTTCCGGCCAATCGACCTGGTCCGGTTCACCTCCATGCGGGGGAATGTGGGCAGGTTGCGAAGGAGGCGGGAATCGGTCGATTGATATTGTCCCACTTCTATCCGATTGCCGAGCGGTACGACGTCAAGACCCAGGCGGGAGAGGCGTACGGCGGGAAGATTCTCCTTGCGCGGGACCGGCTGACCATCAAGCTCTAA
- a CDS encoding transglutaminase-like domain-containing protein, translated as MLVNESQIRALIRLLADEDEKIVRTISGKLVDIGTTAVPLLQEAEIEQPEMAERIASVLEEIRGGRLEDELVQLATLPDEQMDLERGAFLIARYAYPTLDVTSYGRQLDEMAQEVRDRIGPRASGEETVKTLNRYLFSEQGFKGNTKNYYELENSYLNCVIDRRTGIPISLSVVYLLIGKRLGLPVHGIGMPGHFLVKYESERYKIFIDCFNGGALLTEKNCQRFLTEAGYGCDDRYLQHSPVRAILSRMIKNLLAIYSKLDDPIKKTRLTTFIELLGSDSKEGGL; from the coding sequence ATGCTCGTGAATGAAAGTCAAATTCGCGCGTTGATCCGCCTGTTGGCGGACGAAGACGAGAAGATCGTGAGAACGATCAGCGGGAAGCTGGTTGATATCGGCACGACGGCCGTGCCGTTGCTGCAAGAGGCCGAGATCGAACAACCGGAAATGGCGGAGCGCATTGCATCGGTGCTCGAAGAAATTCGCGGCGGAAGACTCGAAGACGAGCTCGTTCAGCTTGCGACCCTGCCGGATGAGCAAATGGATCTCGAGCGGGGAGCCTTCCTGATCGCCCGCTATGCCTATCCCACGCTGGATGTGACGTCCTATGGACGGCAACTTGATGAGATGGCTCAAGAGGTGCGTGATCGAATCGGTCCTCGTGCGTCAGGCGAAGAGACTGTGAAGACGCTGAATCGCTATCTCTTTTCGGAGCAGGGATTCAAAGGCAACACCAAGAATTACTACGAACTCGAGAACAGCTATCTCAATTGCGTGATCGACCGACGAACGGGGATTCCGATCAGCCTGTCGGTGGTCTATCTGTTGATTGGGAAGCGTCTCGGCCTTCCGGTCCACGGCATCGGCATGCCGGGCCACTTCCTCGTGAAATACGAGTCAGAGCGATACAAGATTTTCATCGATTGCTTTAATGGAGGCGCGCTCCTGACCGAGAAGAATTGTCAGCGCTTCCTCACGGAAGCCGGCTATGGGTGCGACGACAGATATCTCCAACACAGTCCGGTCCGGGCGATTTTGTCGCGCATGATCAAGAATCTACTCGCGATCTATTCCAAACTCGACGACCCGATCAAAAAGACTCGGCTGACGACCTTCATTGAGCTTCTCGGATCGGATAGTAAAGAAGGTGGGTTGTAG
- a CDS encoding ABC transporter permease has product MKEYWQEISALTMRWVRRLSREKFSMLFTLVQPMLFWLIFFGNLFQRAADAQVTQAPNYISFLAAGVVVMTVLNNGLAGGVDLLFDKENGFLERLMSTPIHRTSVILSRFIFVMTITSLQVLVILGVAFLFGVQPATGLLGVAVILLIGMMFGVGLTAISMAMAFSVKSHGDFFSVLGFLSLPMIFLSSALVPLAAMPGWMGFLARFNPMTWAIDAVRPLILSSWAEALPHVGMVVVVMVIFDALCLYGGARAFRRAMG; this is encoded by the coding sequence ATGAAAGAGTACTGGCAAGAAATCAGTGCCTTGACGATGCGGTGGGTGCGGCGCCTGAGCCGAGAAAAATTCAGCATGCTCTTCACGCTCGTCCAACCGATGCTGTTTTGGTTGATCTTCTTCGGCAACCTGTTTCAGCGGGCGGCCGATGCCCAGGTGACGCAGGCTCCGAACTACATCAGCTTTCTGGCGGCAGGGGTCGTGGTCATGACCGTGTTGAACAACGGGTTGGCCGGAGGGGTGGATCTCCTCTTTGATAAGGAAAACGGGTTCTTGGAACGCCTCATGTCGACGCCGATCCATCGGACCTCCGTCATTCTGAGCCGGTTCATCTTCGTGATGACGATCACGTCGCTGCAAGTGTTGGTAATTCTCGGCGTGGCGTTCCTATTCGGCGTTCAGCCGGCGACCGGACTTCTCGGAGTTGCGGTAATATTATTGATAGGGATGATGTTCGGGGTAGGGTTGACGGCGATTTCGATGGCGATGGCCTTTTCGGTCAAAAGCCATGGGGACTTCTTTTCGGTGCTGGGATTTCTGTCGCTCCCGATGATTTTTCTGAGTTCGGCGTTGGTGCCGTTGGCGGCCATGCCGGGCTGGATGGGGTTCTTGGCACGATTCAACCCGATGACCTGGGCGATCGATGCGGTGCGGCCGCTCATTCTCTCGAGCTGGGCTGAAGCCCTGCCGCATGTAGGGATGGTAGTCGTCGTGATGGTCATTTTTGACGCGCTATGCTTATATGGTGGGGCAAGGGCCTTCCGGCGGGCGATGGGTTAG